The following are from one region of the Candidatus Eisenbacteria bacterium genome:
- a CDS encoding RNA polymerase sigma factor RpoD/SigA, producing the protein MPGGFSVPNAMGGLLRRGFDQGSIQAADLEETLEKRSIDPDELDLFLQLVSDLKIPIVEPQRERRRSRKESDSCLVGENRDSFPSGFQLYLRALSKHPPLSASQERELMRSSRRGCTTSRQEMIKSNLRLVVFLARRYMGRGVSFEDLVEEGNLGLIQAVERFDPERGFRFSTYGSWWIRQAFAQAVANLGRTVRFPMDFLRRLYRLLEAERRLTQELGRFPSEEELARGLRITPAKVRRLQALREGSISLDTAISGDEKGESVINRFPSPENLEVVLEGHLQKAELDGWLRALPPTEEIILRARYGFLDGHPQSLAEIGRRMGRSREGIRQMEKRALRQLRGWVLAQPGCMGKHRLDRAVPNVASRKRFAPPAG; encoded by the coding sequence ATGCCTGGGGGTTTTTCAGTACCCAATGCGATGGGAGGACTTCTGCGCAGGGGTTTCGACCAGGGCAGCATCCAAGCTGCGGACCTGGAGGAAACCCTGGAAAAGCGTTCGATCGATCCCGATGAGCTGGATCTGTTTCTGCAGTTGGTTAGCGATCTGAAGATTCCTATTGTAGAACCCCAAAGGGAGCGACGCCGTTCCCGAAAGGAATCCGATTCCTGCCTGGTCGGCGAAAATAGGGATTCGTTTCCCTCGGGGTTTCAACTTTACCTTCGAGCCTTATCCAAGCATCCGCCCCTCTCGGCGAGTCAAGAGAGGGAACTCATGCGATCCAGCCGAAGAGGATGCACCACATCCAGACAAGAGATGATCAAGTCGAATCTCCGCCTGGTTGTTTTCCTGGCGCGCCGTTATATGGGACGCGGCGTCTCCTTCGAAGATCTTGTCGAAGAGGGGAATCTTGGGCTGATCCAGGCTGTCGAACGTTTTGATCCTGAACGCGGCTTCCGGTTCAGTACCTACGGTTCCTGGTGGATCCGGCAGGCCTTTGCCCAAGCCGTGGCCAACCTGGGGCGCACGGTGCGGTTTCCCATGGATTTCCTCCGCCGTCTCTACAGGCTTTTGGAGGCGGAAAGGCGCTTGACGCAGGAACTGGGGCGGTTTCCCAGCGAAGAAGAACTTGCGCGGGGTCTTCGAATCACCCCGGCCAAGGTCCGCCGCCTGCAGGCATTACGGGAAGGGTCGATCTCCCTGGATACGGCGATCTCCGGAGATGAGAAGGGGGAGAGTGTGATCAACCGGTTTCCCTCTCCTGAGAATCTCGAGGTCGTTTTGGAGGGGCATCTTCAGAAGGCGGAGCTGGATGGCTGGCTTCGGGCGCTGCCACCCACAGAGGAAATCATTCTGCGGGCGCGCTATGGATTTCTGGATGGACATCCCCAATCACTCGCAGAGATTGGGCGACGCATGGGACGGAGCCGCGAGGGCATCCGCCAGATGGAGAAGCGGGCGCTGAGGCAATTGCGCGGATGGGTCCTTGCACAACCCGGTTGTATGGGCAAACATAGGCTGGATAGAGCAGTCCCGAACGTTGCTTCACGGAAGAGATTCGCTCCACCGGCCGGCTAA